The following is a genomic window from bacterium.
CCGCTCTGCATTGTGATCGTCAGCGCAGACACCAAGTACTATCTCGAGGACGGTTGCGCCGCTGCAGAGAATATCCTGCTGGCTGCCGTCGGATTGGGGCTGGGATCATGCTGGGTGGCTGGAGATAAAAAGCCTTATGCCGAAGAGATTATCCGCTGGCTGCAGGCGCCGGATGGATTCAAACTGGTCGCCATGCTGGCCATCGGCTATGCCGCTTCACCCATGGTGCCGCGTGAAAAAAAAGCGGTGGATAAGGTTTTGCACTGGCAAACCTATTGACAGGCGTGCGCTATGATTGCATCGTTTTCGGAGAGGCTCAAGCAAAAACTGGATGCCCTGCCTGCTAAACCCGGCGTCTATCTGTTCAAGGATAAAAAGGGCCAGGTTATTTACATCGGCAAAGCGCTGGTGCTGCGCAACCGTGTGCGTTCCTACTTTCAGGATCCTCAGGACCGAGACCTCAAGACCCGCCGGCTGATCAACTGCATCGACGATTTAGAGATCATCCTCACCGATTCGGAGGTGGAGGCTCTGATCCTCGAAGCCAATCTGGTTCGCGAATATCGCCCACGCTATAATATCAATCTCAAGGATGATAAATCCTTTCCCTATATCCGCATCACCCGGGAGGCTTTTCCCAGGATTTTCCCTACGCGCAGGGTGATCCGTGATGGTTCGCGCTATTTCGGCCCCTATACTGATGTGCGCATCATGCGCGAATTGCTGCGAACCGTCCATCGCCTGTTCAGGGTACGAACCTGCGCGTTGGCGCTGACGCCGGACTCTATCGCCGGCAAAAAACACAAGATCTGTCTGGATTACCATATTCAGCGCTGTACAGGCCCGTGCGAAGGCCATATCTCGCAGCAGGAGTATCAGCAGACTATCGACGATGTGGCGGCCTTTATCGCCGGCCGCAGCCGTCTGGTGGCCGAAGAGCTGCAGCGTCGCATGCAGGCGGCTGCGGCGGATTTGAGATTTGAAGAGGCCGCACGGCTCCGCGATCAATTGAACTCGCTGGCAATTTTTCAGCAACGGCAAAAAGTGGTGGATAGCGCTCTGGTCGACCGCGATCTGATCGCTTTCGCGGCGGAAGCGGATGATGCCTGCTGTGTGGTGTTCAAGGTACGCGAAGGTAAAATCATCGGCCGCCAACATTTTTATCTCAATCATGTTCAGGACGAACCGGTGCCGGCCATCGGCGCTGCCTTTATACAGCAGTACTATTTGAACGAAGGGGATATCCCCGCTGAGATCATGCTGCCGGTCTCCTTGGGAGAGGGAATGGAAGCATTGCAGGAATGGTTGAGTCACAAACGAGGCAGCCCGGTCCTTTGCCTGGCGCCGGTGCGCGGTGAAAAAGCCCAGCTGCTCAGAATGTGCGAAAAAAACGCTCGATTGCTTCTACTGGAGTACAGGATCGAAAAAGAAAAAGCGGCGGATTTTATCGCCGCCTCGGTACAGGCGCTGCAAAAGGATCTGCACCTGACCGTTCCGCCCAAACGCATCGAATGTTTCGACATCTCCAATATCCAAGGCACTGACCCCGTGGCCTCTATGGTCTGCTTCATCAATGGCAAACCACAGCGTTCTGAATACCGCCGGTTTCGCATCCGCAGTCAACAAACTCCGGATGATTTCGCCATGATGCGGGAGGCCGTGGGCCGCCGCTATCGCCGGCTCAAGGCGGAAAACAAGCCCATGCCGGAGTTGATCCTGATCGACGGCGGTAAAGGCCAGCTTCATGCCGCTCTGGAAGCCCTGCAACTGGCTGGAATCAGCGATCAACCGGTGATCGCTCTGGCCAAACGGCTGGACGAGGTCTTTAAACCCGGTCTCGCGGATGCACAGAACATCCCCAAAGGGTCCGGCGCCCTGCATCTGCTGCAACGGGCGCGGGATGAGGCGCACCGTTTTGCCGTCACCTATCATCGCAAATTGCGCCGCCGCCGCACTCTACATTCAGAACTGCAAGCTATTCAGGGACTGGGGCCGGCACGCAGAGATGTGTTGTTGCGCCACTTTGGCTCTTTGAAACGAATCAAGGCGGCAACCCTGGAGCAGCTGAAAGCGGTGAGATGCATCCCTGTGCCCTTGGCTGAAAAGATCTATCACGGTTTTCATACGGAAGGAAAATAGCTATTGTCCCGACTCTACGATGCGTTGGTCCTGGATATGGACGGTGTGGTGGTGGATACGGAACCGATCATCTTTACCACATTTCGCAAGCTCTTTGAACCGTTCGGCATCTTTTTCACCGATGCCTACCTTTACCGGCTGGTGGGGGATTCAACCCGGCAGAATCTCGTCGATATTTCACGCGATTACGCTGTTACTTTCGATGCGGTCGCCATGGAAGAGGCTCTGCATGCAGCGCATCGGCAGGCGCTGGCAGAGACGTTCATTCCACTGCGGCTCGGAATCACTCGCTTGCTGGACCAGGCTCGCGAGGCCGGTCTCCAGATTGGCTTGTGCACCTCCAGCCAGGCGAACATGGTGGACATCCTGATGCAGCGCATCGGCTCTTCACAGGATTTGACTCAACCGCTGCGGAACTATTTTTCGGTCATGGTGACCGGCGACCGGGTCCGGCATCCTAAACCAGATCCCGAACCCTATTCTACCGCGTGCCGTCTGCTGGGCGTGGAGCCTGGCCGCAGTCTGGCGGTGGAGGATTCCGCCTCTGGCCTTCGCTCTGCCAAGGCCGCCGGCTGCTGGTGTGTGGCATTGCGCACCGAGTATAATCAGCATATGGATTTCAGCCCTGCCCATCAGGTCGTGAACCGGATCGATGAATTGGTCGAATCAAATTGGTTGCGGATGGAATAAATCCAGGGAGGCTGGTTTGAGAATCGTACGAAGCGAAAAACTTGCACGGTTCTGGCAAGGATTTATCGTGCTGGTCCTCGCCGGCGCAGCATTAGGGTCAGGACCCATGGATCCTGATCAGGGAGAGATTCTTTACAACGGCATCCAATTGCCGGCGCAGTGGCCGCCGGCGGTCGATACGCTGACCCGTCGCCCCATGGACCTGCCTTATATGCGTTCGCTGCCGAAGAGCCTGCCCATCGACATCGGCCGCCAGCTGTTCGTGGACGATTTTCTCATTGAACGAAGCACGGCGCAGCGAACCTATCATCAGGCAAAATACCATCCAGCCAGTCCGGTGCTTCGGCCGGATCAACCCTGGGAAACCAATACGGTTTCAAAAGGCCATTCGGCGCCAACCGCCATGGTGTTCAGCGACGGTGTGTGGTACGATCCTCAGGACCGGCTGTTCACGATGTGGTATATGGGCGGTTACGTGCAATCCACCTGCTACGCCGTATCTAAAGACGGCATCAACTGGGTGAAACCGCTGCTCGACGTCAAACCCTCCACCAACTGCGTGCTCGACAAACCGCGCGATTCTGCCACCATATGGCTCGATCACGATGCAGCGGATTCTACTCAACGGTACAAACTGTTCCTGATCCATCGCGCTGAAGAAGGCGATCTCGGCTTGCTCTATGTCTCCGCCGACGGTATTCACTGGGCTGATCCGCCGGCTCAGGCAAAAATGCATGGCGATCGTACGACCATGTTCTACAATCCGTTCCGAAAAAAATGGGTGTACAGCCTTCGCTGCGATTACACCGGCATGGGACGTTCCCGTCGCTATCGGGAAAATGGCGACGTCTTTGCCGGGCTGGCGATGGACAACAGTCAGGAGACGCTCTGGGTGGGTGCAGACTGGAATGACAAGCCCAGGCCGGATCTGCCGGCTATTCCTGAGCTTTACAATCTGGATGCCGTCGCCTATGAAAGCCTGATGCTGGGACTGTTTTCAATCTGGCCAGGCCAACCGGCGGATCGC
Proteins encoded in this region:
- a CDS encoding HAD family phosphatase; its protein translation is MSRLYDALVLDMDGVVVDTEPIIFTTFRKLFEPFGIFFTDAYLYRLVGDSTRQNLVDISRDYAVTFDAVAMEEALHAAHRQALAETFIPLRLGITRLLDQAREAGLQIGLCTSSQANMVDILMQRIGSSQDLTQPLRNYFSVMVTGDRVRHPKPDPEPYSTACRLLGVEPGRSLAVEDSASGLRSAKAAGCWCVALRTEYNQHMDFSPAHQVVNRIDELVESNWLRME
- a CDS encoding nitroreductase family protein, with protein sequence MEVFEAIHRRTSVRSFADKPVDEEMIRRLIDAGRRAPSGRNVQPIEFIVITDPDRRRHLASITEYGKFIAQAPLCIVIVSADTKYYLEDGCAAAENILLAAVGLGLGSCWVAGDKKPYAEEIIRWLQAPDGFKLVAMLAIGYAASPMVPREKKAVDKVLHWQTY
- a CDS encoding excinuclease ABC subunit C → MIASFSERLKQKLDALPAKPGVYLFKDKKGQVIYIGKALVLRNRVRSYFQDPQDRDLKTRRLINCIDDLEIILTDSEVEALILEANLVREYRPRYNINLKDDKSFPYIRITREAFPRIFPTRRVIRDGSRYFGPYTDVRIMRELLRTVHRLFRVRTCALALTPDSIAGKKHKICLDYHIQRCTGPCEGHISQQEYQQTIDDVAAFIAGRSRLVAEELQRRMQAAAADLRFEEAARLRDQLNSLAIFQQRQKVVDSALVDRDLIAFAAEADDACCVVFKVREGKIIGRQHFYLNHVQDEPVPAIGAAFIQQYYLNEGDIPAEIMLPVSLGEGMEALQEWLSHKRGSPVLCLAPVRGEKAQLLRMCEKNARLLLLEYRIEKEKAADFIAASVQALQKDLHLTVPPKRIECFDISNIQGTDPVASMVCFINGKPQRSEYRRFRIRSQQTPDDFAMMREAVGRRYRRLKAENKPMPELILIDGGKGQLHAALEALQLAGISDQPVIALAKRLDEVFKPGLADAQNIPKGSGALHLLQRARDEAHRFAVTYHRKLRRRRTLHSELQAIQGLGPARRDVLLRHFGSLKRIKAATLEQLKAVRCIPVPLAEKIYHGFHTEGK